A section of the Camelus dromedarius isolate mCamDro1 chromosome 14, mCamDro1.pat, whole genome shotgun sequence genome encodes:
- the CCN1 gene encoding CCN family member 1 — protein MSSHTARTLALAVILLHLARLALSTCPAACHCPLEAPKCAPGVGLVRDGCGCCKVCAKQLNEDCSKTQPCDHTKGLECNFGASSTALKGICRAQSEGRPCEYNSRIYQNGESFQPNCKHQCTCIDGAVGCIPLCPQELSLPNLGCPNPQLVKVTGQCCEEWVCDEDGAKDPMDDRDGLLGKELAFDASEVELTRNNELIAVGKGGSLKRLPVFGMEPRILYNPSLHGQKCIVQTTPWSQCSKTCGTGISTRVTNDNPACRLVKETRICEVRPCGQPVYSGLRKGKKCSKTKKSPEPVKFTYAGCSSVKKYRPKYCGSCADGRCCAPQQTRTVQMRFRCEDGETFSKNVMMIQSCRCSYNCPHASEAAFPFYRLFNDIHKFRD, from the exons ATGAGCTCCCACACCGCCAGGACGCTTGCCCTCGCCGTCATCCTTCTCCACTTGGCCAGGCTG gcACTCTCCACCTGCCCTGCCGCCTGCCACTGCCCCCTGGAGGCACCCAAGTGCGCCCCGGGAGTCGGGCTGGTCCGGGACGGCTGCGGCTGCTGTAAAGTCTGCGCCAAGCAGCTGAACGAGGACTGCAGCAAAACGCAGCCCTGCGACCACACCAAGGGGCTGGAATGCAACTTCGGCGCCAGCTCCACCGCTCTGAAGGGGATCTGCAGAG CTCAGTCAGAGGGCAGACCCTGTGAATATAACTCCAGAATCTACCAGAATGGGGAAAGCTTCCAGCCCAACTGTAAACATCAGTGCACATGTATCGACGGCGCCGTGGGCTGCATTCCTCTGTGTCCCCAAGAACTCTCTCTCCCCAATTTGGGCTGTCCCAACCCCCAGCTGGTCAAAGTCACCGGGCAGTGCTGTGAAGAGTGGGTCTGCGACGAGGATGGTGCCAAGGACCCCATGGATGACAGGGACGGCCTCCTGGGCAAGGAGCTGGCATTCGATGCCTCCGAGGTGGAGTTAACGAGAAACAATGAATTAATTGCAGTTGGCAAAGGCGGCTCCCTGAAGCGGCTCCCGG TTTTTGGAATGGAGCCTCGCATTCTGTACAACCCTTCCTTGCACGGCCAGAAATGTATCGTTCAAACAACTCCATGGTCCCAGTGCTCGAAGACCTGTGGAACTGGTATCTCCACACGGGTTACCAATGACAACCCTGCATGCCGCCTGGTGAAGGAAACCCGGATCTGTGAGGTGCGGCCTTGTGGACAGCCGGTGTACAGCGGCCTGAGA AAGGGCAAGAAATGCAGCAAGACCAAGAAGTCCCCCGAGCCGGTCAAGTTCACTTACGCTGGCTGTTCGAGCGTGAAGAAGTACCGGCCCAAGTACTGCGGGTCCTGCGCGGACGGCCGCTGCTGCGCGCCCCAGCAGACCAGGACGGTGCAGATGCGCTTCCGCTGCGAAGACGGGGAGACGTTCTCCAAGAACGTCATGATGATCCAGTCCTGCAGGTGCAGCTACAACTGCCCGCATGCCAGCGAGGCCGCCTTTCCCTTCTACAGGCTGTTCAACGACATTCACAAGTTCAGGGACTAA